In a genomic window of Glycine max cultivar Williams 82 chromosome 13, Glycine_max_v4.0, whole genome shotgun sequence:
- the LOC100799576 gene encoding ABSCISIC ACID-INSENSITIVE 5-like protein 1: MSLQQPNQEVPLQEPEATFSQLSKQNSILSLTLDEFYCKNGKSLGSMNMDEFLSSIWNSDDNNQVNPPLPTLDEAAKGKSVIATEPTTISQPGSLSVPPPICKKTVDEVWSQIHKSQPDHNDANNSLARNEPLLKRQQTLGEMTLEDFLVKAGVVQESSSLFKSSLLPQNQIGNIASNGPLGAGYRLRPVIGTGSSVSCNGLETQNMLAQNNNLVVKDLTTNGAVEKCPSLGESNGKGNRKRIIDGPPEVVVERRQRRMLKNRESAARSRARRQAYTVELEAELNLLKEENEKLKQTLAEAERKRKQEISQRKHTTMAQKRTENLRAMRRPLSASW, translated from the exons ATGTCTCTCCAACAACCAAATCAAGAGGTGCCATTGCAAGAACCAGAAGCCACATTTTCTCAACTGAGCAAACAAAACTCAATACTCTCACTCACCCTTGATGAGTTCTATTGCAAGAATGGGAAGAGCTTAGGTTCCATGAACATGGATGAATTCCTTTCCAGCATTTGGAACTCAGATGATAACAACCAAGTTAACCCACCACTACCAACCCTTGATGAAGCTGCGAAGGGTAAAAGTGTAATAGCAACAGAACCCACCACAATTTCCCAGCCAGGCTCATTATCTGTCCCTCCTCCAATTTGCAAGAAAACAGTGGATGAAGTTTGGTCTCAGATCCACAAAAGCCAACCAGACCACAATGATGCTAACAATAGCCTTGCAAGGAATGAGCCACTACTCAAAAGGCAACAAACACTTGGGGAAATGACTTTAGAGGATTTCCTAGTAAAAGCTGGGGTGGTACAAGAATCATCATCACTATTCAAGTCTTCATTATTACCTCAGAATCAGATTGGTAACATTGCAAGTAATGGACCATTGGGTGCAGGTTATAGGTTGAGGCCTGTAATAGGGACAGGATCTAGTGTGTCTTGTAATGGACTTGAAACACAAAACATGTTGGCACAGAATAACAACTTAGTTGTAAAGGATCTCACTACAAATGGTGCTGTGGAGAAATGTCCAAGCTTGGGAGAATCAAATGGGAAGGGTAATAGGAAGAGGATCATTGATGGTCCTCCTGAAGTGGTAGTAGAGAGAAGGCAGCGCAGAATGTTGAAGAATCGAGAATCAGCTGCACGTTCTCGAGCACGAAGACAG GCATATACGGTGGAACTAGAAGCAGAGTTGAATCTGCTAAAGGAAGAGAACGAAAAGCTCAAACAAACTCTG GCTGAAGCTGAACGCAAGAGAAAACAAGAG ATTTCTCAGAGAAAGCACACAACAATGGCTCAAAAGAGGACAGAAAATTTGAGGGCAATGAGGAGGCCTCTAAGCGCATCCTGGTGA
- the CEN4 gene encoding protein CENTRORADIALIS-like, producing MNMISSDPLVIGRVIGDVVDHFTPTVKITVSYNNKQVYNGHEFFLSSVTTKPQVQIHGGDMRSFFTLVMTDPDVPGPSDPYLREHLHWMVTDIPGTTDATFGNEVVEYEILRPNIGIHRFVFLVFKQKRRGSDENSNNKGSL from the exons ATGAATATGATATCATCAGATCCTCTTGTTATTGGGAGGGTGATCGGAGATGTAGTGGATCATTTCACTCCAACTGTGAAAATCACTGTCTCCTACAACAATAAGCAGGTCTATAATGGTCATGAGTTTTTCCTTTCCTCAGTAACCACTAAGCCTCAGGTTCAGATTCATGGAGGCGATATGAGATCGTTCTTCACTCTG GTCATGACAGATCCAGACGTTCCTGGCCCTAGTGATCCATATCTGAGGGAACACTTACACTG GATGGTCACAGATATCCCAGGCACAACGGACGCCACATTTG GAAATGAGGTGGTGGAGTACGAAATTCTAAGGCCAAACATAGGGATACATAGGTTTGTGTTTCTGGTTTTCAAGCAGAAGCGAAGGGGGAGTGATGAAAACAGCAACAACAAGGGTTCTCTTTAA